In a single window of the Olivibacter sp. SDN3 genome:
- a CDS encoding DUF420 domain-containing protein, protein MSDKVIFRLVWGVSIFVFLVVALLQTGIITWKVVPGWVIQLPKVNAMINGTCTVLLITSFFYIRKGNVEIHKRLNILTFMLSALFLVLYIIYHSSGNEAKFGGDGVLRPIYFFILITHIILSAIVLPLVLLSFYRGMKMQVEKHRKLVRWSFPIWLYVTITGVLVYLMMAPYY, encoded by the coding sequence ATGAGTGATAAAGTTATTTTTAGATTGGTTTGGGGAGTGTCTATCTTTGTGTTTTTGGTGGTAGCATTACTGCAAACAGGGATAATAACATGGAAAGTAGTTCCAGGTTGGGTAATTCAACTGCCTAAAGTAAATGCCATGATCAATGGTACCTGTACCGTTTTGTTAATAACTTCTTTTTTTTACATCAGGAAAGGGAATGTTGAAATACACAAGCGGTTAAATATTCTTACCTTTATGTTGTCGGCTTTGTTTTTAGTGCTCTATATCATTTATCATTCAAGCGGTAACGAAGCTAAATTTGGAGGCGATGGTGTTCTGCGCCCGATTTATTTCTTTATTTTGATTACCCATATCATACTTTCGGCTATTGTATTGCCTTTGGTGTTATTGAGTTTTTATCGTGGAATGAAAATGCAAGTTGAAAAACACCGTAAACTGGTGCGATGGAGTTTTCCGATATGGCTCTATGTTACAATTACAGGTGTGCTTGTTTATTTAATGATGGCCCCTTATTATTGA
- a CDS encoding OmpA family protein, translating into MSPRAYQAMLDTQDSLNQGWREAQIKNDNLADEVARLKADTASLGRKLASLEENLSSSSSEAQKLAADLAEREDRLKEVEEVLRKRDEASNALKEKLQRALLGFEESGLSVDMKDGKVYVSLTDKLLFPSGSIVIDERGKQALIELAKVLNTQPEISIAVEGHTDDQRVRSLGQIKDNWDLSVLRSTSVVRFLTQEQEIDPIRLTATGKGEFTPIDTADTPEARSMNRRIEIVLSPKLDELYQLVK; encoded by the coding sequence ATGTCGCCTAGGGCCTATCAGGCTATGTTGGATACCCAAGATTCGCTTAATCAGGGCTGGCGCGAAGCACAGATAAAAAATGATAATTTAGCTGATGAAGTCGCGCGTCTGAAAGCCGATACTGCTTCATTAGGCAGGAAGCTTGCTTCACTGGAAGAAAACCTCTCTTCAAGTTCAAGTGAGGCACAAAAATTAGCGGCAGATCTCGCTGAACGGGAAGATCGATTGAAAGAGGTGGAAGAGGTTTTACGTAAACGGGACGAAGCGAGCAATGCATTAAAGGAGAAATTACAGCGAGCTCTACTTGGGTTTGAAGAAAGCGGACTAAGCGTTGATATGAAAGATGGTAAAGTTTATGTTTCACTAACAGATAAATTGCTTTTTCCTTCGGGAAGTATTGTTATAGATGAAAGAGGAAAGCAGGCGTTGATAGAATTGGCTAAAGTTTTGAATACACAGCCAGAAATAAGTATTGCTGTAGAAGGACATACTGATGATCAGCGTGTTAGAAGCCTAGGGCAAATTAAGGATAATTGGGACCTCAGTGTGCTGAGGTCAACGTCGGTTGTTCGTTTCTTAACCCAGGAGCAGGAAATTGATCCGATACGCCTTACAGCAACCGGCAAAGGTGAGTTCACACCGATAGATACGGCCGATACTCCTGAGGCCCGCAGTATGAATCGAAGGATAGAAATTGTATTATCGCCTAAACTTGACGAACTCTATCAACTTGTGAAATAA
- a CDS encoding S9 family peptidase: protein MRIFILILFGFFFLILNACKYFTKKESIPVETFFRKSSQSNFQISPDGKYISYLQTYNGTQNIYISTIENDDRPIRITTETDRNIVHYFWADNKELIFWKERSFEENLSIYAVNTSSLSVRNLIVPGKMRFRFISQKLFNDNEILISLNKRDSSVFDVYRLNIYDCNLQMVAKNPGNISNWFIDLDGKVRLAVASDGVNETLLYRESETKRFKEVINNNFKTTVRPLRFIKGKPNHIYALSNIDRDKLALVEIDVNKGEEVKTIYIHPDVDVDNIRFSETLSDIAYVEYDTWKPTRHYFNKQVEKVHNSLVERLEGSWMEVVAYDKEEKHFIVRTYADDDPGAIYWYGLTDDKLVKLADVNAALGKVKLSKMDAISYNARDGKRIDGYLTIPPYKTKKNLPLIVIPHNGPSTRNVWGYNSEVQFLASRGYAVFQVNYRGSTGYGKEFWSSGFGEWGGKIQEDIADGVKHLIDKGIADPQRVGIFGYSFGGFCALYGACFFNDIYSCAASYSGITSLFTYLKEIPPYYKPYLQMYYEMVGNPEQQADYFKAVSPIFHTDKMEGPIFIAQGGKDERGNTNETNQMVRELKSKKVPVTYLLNDQEGHYFKNEESRLELYRQLEVFFENNLGKN, encoded by the coding sequence ATGAGAATTTTTATACTCATTCTTTTTGGTTTCTTTTTTTTAATATTGAATGCTTGCAAGTATTTTACAAAAAAAGAAAGCATACCCGTTGAAACTTTTTTTAGGAAATCATCTCAATCAAATTTTCAGATTTCTCCCGATGGTAAGTATATCTCTTACCTACAGACCTATAATGGTACGCAGAATATCTATATCTCTACAATTGAAAATGATGATCGACCAATACGTATCACAACGGAAACAGATCGAAATATTGTACATTACTTTTGGGCGGATAATAAAGAGTTAATATTCTGGAAAGAACGATCTTTTGAAGAGAACCTGAGTATCTATGCAGTAAACACGAGTTCATTGTCAGTTCGTAATCTGATCGTTCCCGGGAAAATGCGTTTTAGGTTTATAAGCCAAAAGCTTTTTAATGACAATGAAATTTTAATTTCTCTTAATAAAAGGGATTCTTCTGTTTTCGATGTTTATCGTTTAAATATTTATGACTGTAACCTGCAGATGGTTGCAAAAAACCCAGGGAATATCAGCAATTGGTTTATTGATTTAGATGGGAAGGTTCGATTGGCTGTTGCTAGCGATGGTGTTAACGAGACCTTGCTATATCGTGAAAGTGAAACGAAAAGGTTTAAGGAGGTAATAAATAACAACTTTAAAACAACTGTAAGGCCTTTACGCTTTATAAAAGGAAAGCCCAATCATATTTATGCGCTATCGAATATCGACCGAGATAAATTGGCTTTGGTAGAAATAGACGTAAATAAAGGAGAGGAAGTGAAAACTATTTATATACATCCTGACGTCGATGTTGACAATATAAGATTCTCGGAGACCTTAAGCGATATAGCGTATGTGGAATATGACACATGGAAACCAACAAGACATTATTTTAATAAGCAAGTAGAAAAGGTGCATAATAGTTTAGTTGAGCGTCTAGAAGGCTCTTGGATGGAAGTGGTAGCCTATGATAAGGAGGAAAAGCACTTTATTGTAAGAACCTATGCTGACGACGATCCTGGTGCGATTTATTGGTATGGACTTACCGACGATAAATTGGTTAAACTTGCTGACGTCAATGCGGCTTTAGGGAAGGTTAAATTAAGTAAAATGGACGCTATTAGTTATAATGCCCGTGATGGCAAAAGAATAGATGGCTACTTGACCATTCCTCCCTATAAAACCAAAAAGAACCTGCCGCTCATTGTTATTCCCCATAATGGACCATCTACACGCAACGTGTGGGGCTATAATAGTGAAGTGCAGTTTTTAGCGAGTAGAGGTTATGCTGTATTTCAGGTTAATTACAGGGGGTCAACAGGTTATGGAAAAGAATTTTGGTCTTCGGGTTTCGGTGAATGGGGAGGGAAAATACAGGAAGATATTGCCGATGGTGTAAAACATCTTATTGATAAGGGTATTGCTGATCCGCAAAGGGTTGGTATTTTTGGCTATAGCTTCGGCGGTTTTTGTGCTTTGTATGGCGCATGTTTTTTTAATGATATCTACAGTTGTGCGGCGTCTTATTCTGGAATAACCAGCTTGTTTACCTATCTGAAAGAGATTCCGCCATACTATAAACCTTATCTGCAGATGTACTACGAAATGGTTGGAAACCCAGAACAGCAGGCTGATTATTTTAAGGCGGTATCCCCGATATTTCACACGGATAAAATGGAAGGTCCGATCTTCATAGCACAGGGAGGAAAGGATGAAAGAGGAAACACCAACGAAACTAACCAAATGGTGCGCGAGCTGAAAAGTAAGAAGGTTCCTGTTACATATTTGTTGAATGATCAAGAGGGACATTATTTTAAAAATGAGGAGTCAAGGTTGGAGCTGTACAGACAGCTGGAAGTTTTTTTTGAAAATAATTTAGGTAAGAACTAG
- a CDS encoding cytochrome c oxidase subunit 3, which translates to MSTTVSQLDQVKSGPWSGGKSPFAMEYGKIMMWFFLVSDAFTFSAFLIYYGAQRFAQITWPDPDVVFQSIPFIADHGYPLVFVGIMTFILIMSSVTMVLAVEAGHRNSKKEVVWWMIATIIGGLMFLGCQALEWTHLHHEGYWWGSIPSHYEGIDKLGALQFANLFFTITGFHGFHVTTGVVINIVILCMTLANVFEKRGTYLMVEKVGLYWHFVDLVWVFVFTFFYLV; encoded by the coding sequence ATGAGTACTACTGTATCGCAATTAGATCAAGTGAAGTCTGGCCCATGGAGTGGAGGCAAATCACCTTTTGCTATGGAATATGGCAAGATTATGATGTGGTTTTTCTTGGTGTCAGATGCTTTTACCTTTTCGGCGTTTCTAATTTATTATGGGGCACAACGCTTTGCCCAGATAACTTGGCCGGATCCTGATGTGGTTTTCCAGTCCATTCCTTTCATAGCAGATCATGGTTACCCATTGGTTTTTGTTGGTATTATGACCTTTATTCTGATTATGAGCTCAGTAACCATGGTGTTAGCAGTGGAAGCAGGGCATCGTAACTCCAAGAAGGAAGTTGTTTGGTGGATGATTGCTACAATTATTGGTGGTTTAATGTTTTTGGGCTGTCAAGCACTCGAGTGGACCCATTTGCATCACGAAGGTTATTGGTGGGGAAGTATTCCATCACACTATGAAGGAATAGATAAATTAGGTGCACTTCAGTTTGCCAACTTGTTTTTTACCATTACTGGTTTTCACGGGTTCCACGTAACGACTGGGGTCGTCATTAATATCGTTATATTGTGTATGACGTTAGCCAATGTCTTTGAGAAGAGGGGGACTTATTTAATGGTAGAGAAAGTAGGGCTGTATTGGCACTTCGTTGATTTGGTTTGGGTATTTGTATTTACCTTTTTCTATTTAGTTTAA
- a CDS encoding cytochrome C oxidase subunit IV family protein gives MSADNSHIEHGHEEQHADMSKKLIWKVFFYLLALTCLEFFIALALVYHGPLEKGPLVNFIYIVLTLVKAYYIVAYFMHLKFEKMGFIISTLIVFVFIIYFIILMLTEGSYLHTYLNHVFD, from the coding sequence ATGAGCGCAGATAATTCACATATAGAACATGGACATGAAGAACAGCATGCCGATATGTCAAAAAAGCTAATATGGAAAGTCTTTTTCTATCTTTTAGCCCTTACTTGTCTAGAGTTTTTTATAGCATTAGCTTTAGTGTATCACGGTCCGTTAGAAAAAGGCCCGTTGGTTAATTTCATTTATATAGTGCTTACCTTAGTGAAGGCCTATTATATTGTTGCATATTTTATGCACTTGAAGTTTGAAAAGATGGGTTTTATAATATCTACTTTAATCGTTTTTGTATTTATTATTTACTTCATTATTCTGATGTTGACAGAAGGTTCTTACCTGCATACCTATTTAAACCATGTTTTCGATTAG
- the cyoE gene encoding heme o synthase, producing MKGFFYDLKQLIKVRLSFTVVFSASIAFLVGSKAQGDVNWVNWVILTVGGLLVTGSANGFNEIIERDLDKLMKRTEDRPLPSGRMTSGQALVLSLLMGLIGTLLLVRLNFLTGVLSVFSILLYAFLYTPLKQKSPIAVFVGAFPGALPPLIGYFAAFKEPFIDEIPLILFGIQFVWQFPHFWSIAWVLDDDYKRAGFRLLPTTKRDKLSAFMVFISATLLIPVSLLPVYYGFAGYFLGTVSLLAGIVFTYFSLQLFINQDLASARKVMFTSFFILPLMQLVLLFDFIKI from the coding sequence GTGAAGGGTTTTTTTTATGATTTGAAGCAATTGATTAAAGTTCGACTGTCATTTACAGTTGTTTTTTCGGCGTCTATTGCTTTTTTAGTAGGGAGTAAAGCACAGGGAGATGTTAACTGGGTTAATTGGGTGATTTTAACGGTGGGAGGATTGTTGGTAACGGGGTCAGCTAATGGTTTCAATGAAATTATTGAACGGGATCTTGATAAGTTGATGAAGAGAACGGAAGACAGACCTTTGCCTTCCGGTAGGATGACTTCTGGGCAGGCTTTGGTGCTGAGTTTATTGATGGGGCTGATAGGTACGTTATTATTGGTGAGATTGAATTTTCTGACCGGGGTTTTATCGGTTTTCTCCATTCTTTTATACGCTTTTCTGTATACACCTTTAAAGCAGAAGTCTCCAATAGCTGTTTTTGTTGGCGCTTTCCCAGGAGCCTTGCCTCCTTTGATAGGTTATTTTGCAGCATTTAAAGAGCCTTTTATAGATGAGATACCGCTAATATTGTTCGGTATACAGTTTGTTTGGCAATTTCCGCATTTTTGGAGTATTGCTTGGGTATTGGACGATGACTATAAACGAGCTGGTTTTAGGTTACTTCCCACCACTAAACGGGACAAACTTAGCGCTTTTATGGTGTTTATATCTGCGACCTTGTTAATACCAGTGTCTCTGCTGCCTGTTTATTACGGATTTGCAGGATACTTCTTAGGAACAGTTTCGTTGTTGGCGGGTATAGTTTTTACCTATTTTAGCCTTCAACTATTTATAAACCAGGACTTGGCATCGGCTAGAAAAGTAATGTTTACCTCCTTTTTTATTTTACCTTTGATGCAACTGGTTTTGTTATTTGATTTTATAAAAATATGA
- a CDS encoding DUF4286 family protein, with translation MLLLNITNIIANEHAGEHLSWLQQVYIPLIKKELTFEEIKLLKILDSPNDGQTISLQLIAPNLKEISTFKETLLPVLHKKMQEELKGHLFIFDTTMESIDY, from the coding sequence ATGCTTCTATTAAACATTACCAACATAATCGCTAACGAGCATGCGGGTGAACATCTCTCGTGGCTTCAACAAGTGTATATCCCTTTGATAAAAAAAGAGCTCACATTCGAAGAAATAAAGCTTCTTAAAATATTAGACTCTCCCAACGATGGTCAAACCATAAGCCTACAGTTGATTGCCCCTAATCTAAAAGAAATTTCAACGTTTAAAGAAACTTTGCTCCCCGTTTTGCATAAAAAAATGCAGGAAGAGCTAAAAGGTCATCTTTTTATTTTTGATACCACGATGGAATCTATAGACTACTAA
- a CDS encoding DUF983 domain-containing protein, with protein sequence MATYKSKMRAMIEARCPQCRIGRMFIGGTYGFKKQRTNDVCPYCGLEFEIEPGYFYAAMYVSYAMAVLEVIVIGMLIYLVTSSESPWLYSAVIFVMIVLLAPFNYRYSRLILLFYLTPKIKYHPKYEQDEHV encoded by the coding sequence ATGGCAACTTACAAAAGTAAGATGCGTGCAATGATAGAAGCCCGTTGCCCACAATGTCGCATAGGGAGAATGTTTATCGGTGGAACCTATGGGTTTAAAAAGCAACGTACAAACGACGTTTGTCCTTACTGCGGATTAGAGTTTGAAATAGAACCGGGCTATTTTTATGCAGCGATGTATGTGAGTTATGCAATGGCTGTGTTAGAAGTAATCGTTATCGGAATGTTGATTTATCTGGTGACATCCAGTGAATCTCCTTGGCTATATTCTGCTGTTATCTTTGTCATGATCGTGCTTTTGGCACCATTTAATTATCGATACTCGCGATTGATATTATTATTTTACCTTACACCAAAGATAAAGTATCATCCTAAATATGAACAGGATGAGCATGTTTGA
- a CDS encoding cytochrome c oxidase subunit 3, translating into MVQPRENEDYLVSLKAKRFSLYVFLVVSFMLFAAWSSGFIVYTASGADKGLKTLLPNTFIYSTLVILISSFSIHLSHRAAKVGDFLRQKIWLGTTIILGCLFFVLQYMAWMELANRGVLFINNNASQSFIYVFVWAHQAHIFAGIIVLLNALFKANDKQPLIKNNFRMELATIFWHFLDILWIYIYVFLLLNQ; encoded by the coding sequence ATGGTTCAACCAAGAGAAAATGAAGATTATTTGGTTTCACTGAAAGCAAAGAGATTTTCTCTTTACGTGTTTTTGGTGGTTTCATTTATGTTGTTCGCTGCTTGGTCAAGTGGTTTCATAGTGTATACCGCGAGTGGAGCAGATAAGGGCTTAAAAACGCTGTTACCGAATACATTTATTTATAGTACGTTGGTAATACTGATCAGTAGCTTTAGTATACATCTAAGTCATCGTGCGGCTAAAGTAGGCGATTTTCTTCGGCAGAAGATATGGTTAGGTACCACCATTATATTGGGGTGTCTGTTCTTTGTTTTGCAGTATATGGCTTGGATGGAATTGGCCAACCGGGGCGTTTTGTTCATTAATAATAATGCTTCACAGTCTTTTATCTATGTTTTTGTCTGGGCACATCAAGCCCATATTTTTGCCGGTATAATCGTGTTGTTAAATGCGCTTTTTAAAGCAAATGATAAGCAACCGTTGATTAAGAATAATTTTAGAATGGAACTTGCCACTATTTTTTGGCATTTTCTTGATATTCTATGGATATATATTTATGTTTTCTTACTTTTGAATCAATAA
- the rfbC gene encoding dTDP-4-dehydrorhamnose 3,5-epimerase, with translation MNFIKTAIEGLLIIEPQIWKDSRGHFLETYNEDTFKKNGIEEHFLQDNQSLSSKGTVRGLHAQAGPNAQGKLVRVIKGCVIDVAVDIRKNSSTYGQVFQIELSERNAKMLWIPVGFLHGFLSLEDNTIFSYKVTGKYDKTHEFGVRYNDPALAIHWSLPENELIISEKDRALPLLKDIGQPF, from the coding sequence ATGAATTTTATAAAAACAGCCATTGAAGGTCTACTAATTATTGAACCCCAAATCTGGAAAGACAGCAGGGGACATTTTCTAGAAACATACAACGAAGATACTTTTAAAAAGAATGGGATCGAAGAACATTTTTTGCAAGACAATCAATCGCTATCTAGCAAGGGCACTGTACGTGGTTTGCATGCCCAGGCTGGTCCAAACGCCCAGGGCAAACTGGTACGCGTGATAAAAGGCTGTGTAATCGATGTAGCCGTTGACATCAGAAAAAATTCGTCTACTTATGGACAAGTATTTCAAATAGAATTGAGTGAAAGAAATGCTAAAATGCTGTGGATTCCAGTGGGTTTTTTGCATGGCTTTCTTTCACTGGAAGATAACACTATTTTTTCCTATAAGGTAACTGGGAAATATGATAAAACACACGAGTTCGGCGTGCGTTATAATGACCCTGCCTTAGCAATCCACTGGTCTTTGCCAGAAAACGAACTTATCATTTCCGAAAAGGATCGAGCGCTCCCTTTACTGAAAGACATTGGGCAGCCGTTTTAA
- a CDS encoding heme A synthase: MSIYLPGEKRFVVVNKITIVALFLLILAGGVVRSTGSGMGCPDWPKCFDQYVPPTSESQLPEGYEQQYIENRAKKNERFAKTLDLFGFSKLAQDLRNDKSILQHEAFNAAKTWTEYINRLVGAITGGLLLLCVVFSTAFLKSKKRIFFFSLLNLVVVFFQAWLGSIVVSTNLLAWVITVHMLLALVILGISIYTYFQAKVLRDHMLLINRGSKWAKILAFFVLLMTLLQVTLGTTVREEIDLISSTDVSVERSSWVEKLSDNFIYHRDLAIILIVFNVLLFFLVRARYAYKSEQSLFANVMVGLVSAQIISGFVLAYMGFPAYAQTVHLVIATLLFGAQFYLMLLLGKTSEYVGQ, encoded by the coding sequence TTGAGTATCTATTTACCTGGTGAGAAAAGATTTGTAGTAGTAAATAAGATTACTATAGTAGCTCTTTTTTTATTGATACTTGCCGGCGGTGTTGTGCGCAGCACGGGTTCAGGGATGGGGTGTCCGGATTGGCCAAAGTGTTTCGATCAATACGTTCCACCTACAAGTGAGTCTCAGTTGCCGGAAGGGTATGAGCAGCAGTACATTGAAAATCGGGCAAAAAAGAATGAGCGTTTTGCAAAAACATTGGATTTATTCGGCTTTAGTAAGCTTGCTCAGGATTTGCGGAATGATAAAAGTATTTTGCAACATGAAGCGTTTAATGCAGCTAAAACTTGGACAGAATATATCAACAGACTTGTAGGAGCCATTACAGGGGGCTTGCTCTTACTCTGCGTTGTTTTTTCTACGGCATTTCTTAAAAGTAAGAAAAGAATTTTTTTCTTTAGTTTATTGAATTTGGTCGTGGTATTCTTTCAGGCGTGGCTTGGATCCATCGTAGTGTCTACTAACCTCTTAGCTTGGGTGATTACGGTGCATATGCTTTTGGCATTGGTAATCCTTGGAATAAGTATTTATACATATTTCCAGGCTAAGGTTTTGCGTGACCATATGCTGTTGATCAATAGAGGTAGCAAATGGGCGAAAATACTCGCTTTTTTTGTTTTACTAATGACTCTTCTACAGGTTACGCTGGGGACTACCGTGAGGGAGGAGATAGACCTTATTAGCAGCACTGATGTAAGCGTTGAACGATCAAGTTGGGTGGAAAAGTTAAGTGACAACTTTATTTATCATAGAGATTTAGCCATTATTTTAATTGTGTTCAATGTCTTACTGTTCTTTCTCGTGAGAGCTCGCTACGCATATAAGAGCGAACAGAGCCTGTTTGCAAACGTAATGGTTGGCTTGGTTAGTGCGCAGATAATATCTGGTTTTGTTTTGGCTTATATGGGTTTTCCGGCTTACGCTCAAACGGTGCACTTAGTAATTGCAACTTTGCTTTTCGGGGCGCAGTTTTACCTAATGCTCCTACTGGGGAAAACCAGTGAATATGTAGGGCAGTAA
- a CDS encoding SCO family protein, protein MENQPKSSSLKKVLILAAILALPGFCYYLLQEKGENRYQSLPFYGEKKLAGTFHNKRGKQIPDTLYHQVKTFEALRDDSSLFVFNPDSGVTVVGLFYMGNQPLATAINQAMDRLAFRFERNNMVKLLSLTVDPLHDRPQVVASYKQQWKQRKNWYFLIGSSNEAIQTIGRKDFLLDIVHHSDQDLPISHSSKLVLLDSHRRIRGYYDALNKKDIERLIDEVTLLLTEEFRNIGY, encoded by the coding sequence ATGGAAAATCAACCGAAATCTTCTTCATTAAAAAAGGTTTTAATCCTGGCAGCGATTTTAGCGTTGCCGGGATTTTGTTATTATTTGCTACAGGAAAAGGGAGAGAACCGATATCAATCTTTACCTTTTTACGGGGAAAAGAAGCTCGCTGGAACCTTTCATAATAAAAGGGGTAAACAGATACCCGATACCCTGTATCATCAGGTAAAGACATTCGAAGCGCTTAGGGACGACAGCAGCCTATTTGTATTTAACCCCGATTCAGGTGTAACCGTTGTCGGTTTATTCTATATGGGGAATCAGCCATTGGCGACCGCCATCAATCAGGCAATGGATAGATTAGCTTTCCGTTTTGAGCGTAACAATATGGTTAAGCTTTTATCGTTAACAGTCGATCCGCTGCACGACCGTCCGCAAGTGGTAGCTTCTTATAAGCAACAATGGAAACAAAGGAAAAATTGGTATTTCCTTATCGGAAGTAGTAATGAGGCCATACAAACGATAGGCCGGAAAGATTTTTTACTAGATATTGTTCACCATTCCGACCAGGATCTGCCTATTTCGCATAGTTCAAAATTGGTGTTGCTAGATTCGCATCGCAGAATAAGGGGTTATTACGACGCCTTGAATAAAAAGGATATTGAGCGATTGATTGACGAAGTCACATTGCTTTTAACGGAAGAGTTTAGAAATATTGGATATTAG